Proteins from a single region of Flaviflexus salsibiostraticola:
- a CDS encoding MaoC/PaaZ C-terminal domain-containing protein has product MAINTEMVGQTFGPFVREYTFRDLELFALGCGAGIDGRDGLEYINEKDSTNPELKVLPMFGAMLIVDSEVTRTIDYGYNYAGSLHWGFDITFHEPITKMADRLETFVRLEGLFDRGEGRGLLAQHIGDTYDSDGTKLFTTESWDCLIYDGGWGGPAAPKDIVEMPDREPDVVVTERIPENQALIYRLSGDYHPQHIDWDYAAENGEPRPILHAISYAGVVMRHAINEFVPGEPERITRFKTRITSPVHPGTTLRTELWKVGEGELRFRLVDEDVDATGAKPHLNWGIIEFK; this is encoded by the coding sequence ATGGCGATCAATACGGAGATGGTGGGCCAGACATTTGGCCCGTTCGTCCGCGAATACACGTTCCGCGACCTCGAGCTCTTCGCGCTCGGCTGCGGCGCCGGCATCGACGGCCGGGACGGCCTCGAGTACATCAACGAGAAGGATTCGACGAACCCGGAGCTCAAGGTGCTCCCGATGTTCGGCGCGATGCTCATCGTCGACTCCGAGGTCACGCGCACCATCGACTACGGCTACAACTACGCGGGCTCCCTCCACTGGGGCTTCGACATCACGTTCCATGAGCCGATCACGAAGATGGCGGACCGTCTCGAGACCTTCGTCAGGCTTGAGGGCCTCTTCGACCGCGGCGAGGGTCGCGGCCTGCTCGCCCAGCACATCGGCGACACGTACGACTCGGATGGCACGAAGCTGTTCACGACCGAGTCGTGGGACTGCCTCATCTACGACGGCGGCTGGGGCGGCCCCGCCGCACCGAAGGACATCGTCGAGATGCCGGACCGTGAGCCGGACGTTGTCGTGACCGAGCGTATCCCCGAGAACCAGGCGCTCATCTACCGCCTGTCGGGCGACTACCACCCGCAGCACATCGACTGGGACTACGCCGCCGAGAACGGCGAGCCGCGCCCGATCCTCCACGCGATCTCCTACGCGGGCGTCGTCATGCGCCACGCCATCAACGAGTTCGTCCCCGGCGAGCCGGAGCGGATCACCCGCTTCAAGACCCGGATCACCTCACCCGTCCACCCGGGCACCACGCTCAGGACCGAGCTGTGGAAGGTCGGCGAGGGCGAGCTCCGCTTCCGCCTCGTCGATGAGGATGTCGACGCGACGGGAGCGAAGCCCCACCTCAACTGGGGAATCATCGAATTCAAGTAG